Proteins found in one Candidatus Abawacabacteria bacterium genomic segment:
- a CDS encoding PEGA domain-containing protein → MGRKLLTTFSVITIYAVISGVILAFAQGYTVDLQSQQVLRTGVLEISTFPSDSQVMIDNISVQSTTPVSLSHYLPQNYTVQLSLPGYKSMQIKAPVKAQLVTRLREIPLWPEKESWQTKEMSDPILSLQTLTESGLLMLRFPREIAWWQVNNKTLEKVIALPVTEIEYPLCTTDGTACLIVGDNRSVLVNLVNKDFTVFKQGISTTNTAQFFRFHADYYLLAEDEYGVTLKKLTAEGTLLDQFTMTDIHTFQLQGQELWYIEADRLYSRSLISGQKELITTIGDKSIDKLVINDNYIAWHSLDGQVSLFNRITKTIANTWRDGRLFASANQILVVSEAKVWNINAEGIQFIGQAPSNILVAQLYGNFTWLAQQADGKLAYIMLAPANIYSISESSLNNIVLPYEALIKWQDRNLYYHVFPKKTWLGLE, encoded by the coding sequence ATGGGGCGTAAGCTGCTAACGACTTTTAGTGTAATTACAATCTATGCAGTAATTAGTGGTGTTATCCTTGCTTTTGCTCAAGGGTACACCGTTGATTTGCAGTCGCAACAGGTGCTCAGGACTGGAGTATTAGAAATCAGCACTTTTCCAAGCGATTCTCAGGTAATGATTGATAATATTTCGGTACAGAGCACTACACCGGTTTCCTTGTCTCATTATTTGCCGCAAAACTATACAGTACAGCTAAGTCTGCCAGGCTATAAATCTATGCAAATAAAAGCACCAGTGAAAGCACAATTGGTCACCCGATTAAGAGAAATTCCCTTATGGCCCGAAAAGGAAAGTTGGCAAACTAAGGAGATGTCGGATCCCATTCTCTCGCTCCAAACCTTAACTGAAAGTGGGCTTTTGATGTTGCGTTTTCCTCGAGAAATTGCTTGGTGGCAAGTAAATAATAAAACGTTGGAAAAAGTAATTGCTTTGCCTGTTACTGAAATCGAGTATCCTTTATGTACTACTGATGGGACAGCCTGCTTGATAGTGGGAGATAATCGCAGTGTGTTAGTAAATTTAGTAAATAAAGATTTCACTGTCTTTAAGCAAGGTATATCCACAACTAATACTGCTCAATTTTTCCGATTTCATGCAGATTATTATCTGCTTGCTGAGGATGAGTATGGAGTTACCTTAAAAAAACTTACTGCTGAGGGTACATTGCTCGATCAATTCACCATGACAGATATTCATACGTTTCAACTACAAGGCCAAGAACTTTGGTACATTGAGGCTGATAGATTGTATAGCCGGTCTTTGATCAGTGGCCAAAAAGAACTGATCACGACTATTGGTGATAAAAGTATTGATAAATTAGTAATTAACGATAACTATATTGCCTGGCATTCTTTGGACGGTCAGGTGTCTTTGTTCAATAGAATTACCAAAACCATAGCGAATACCTGGCGAGATGGTCGCTTGTTTGCTAGTGCCAATCAGATTTTAGTTGTCAGTGAGGCAAAAGTCTGGAATATCAATGCGGAAGGCATTCAGTTTATTGGTCAAGCTCCAAGTAACATTTTAGTGGCCCAACTGTATGGTAATTTTACTTGGTTGGCGCAGCAGGCTGATGGTAAATTAGCATACATTATGCTTGCGCCAGCGAATATTTATAGTATCTCGGAAAGTAGCCTCAATAATATTGTATTGCCCTATGAAGCCTTAATTAAATGGCAAGACCGCAATCTTTATTATCATGTATTTCCTAAGAAAACATGGTTGGGTCTAGAGTAG
- a CDS encoding cation-transporting P-type ATPase produces MSSFSQLSPAQALTQLRSLRQGITNEEARQRLIQYGPNVLKKVGKKAAWQKFVEQFSDPMIILMIVAGLLAWFLGSTRDAVILLGIVLINAIIGFIQEYKAENVIASLQSFLTPQAKVMRKGQQLEIPAAELVPGDIVLLSEGDAVPADIRLLTINNLATNDFSLTGESNPKTKFIHELSKLEPLGRQDNQVYLGTTIARGNGCGVVYATGMFTEIGKIAAITAEVGNDASPLQKEIANIAVRLTILSLSLAGIIFSLNLLQNNPVQASLLAALGIAAAMVPQGLPAQLSVTFSLGASRLAAQKAIVKQLYSVETLGSTTIICSDKTGTITTNEMTVQHIWQDGKDYAVDGIGYEPKGTIAKGSSIDEKLLLSGALAATGNIAEPDEKHRHWYALGDPTESALVTLARKAGIDVNKVRRDWQEVQQYPFDSVRKMMSSVRKVPGTKSKYIVFLKGSLPAVLAISKLTIAKQKSIKEASNTYTEQCLRVLGMAYREIDGKELANLTMATVEQGMKFLGFVAMVDPPRVGVRDAIAQARAAHLRTFIITGDQAETAKAIAKNIGLDQNQALTIVNGDELPQLSDAELKEKLVLPAIIFARTSPEDKLRIVKLLREQGNVVAVTGDGVNDAPALKQADIGVAMGRIGTDVAKEAAEIVLTDDSYVTLVTAIKEGRTIFTNLRKTLFSTLSSNCGELTAVLASAVLYIFGYPAAIFAIHILLVDLVGEMLPLMALTFDPAPNDLMRRKPRSLNDHFLTIKNILDVGYAGLFMGGIAVFNFLWFLDRANYTPGTVLTLDNPFYLRALTLTYVTIMLGQFANILSRRHETESIFSRYFWSNPKLLGAIIMSLGLMCLVIYTPFLQPYLRTANLHFSDWLYGCLGFVGMVAAHELRKLWRRRKLSKLST; encoded by the coding sequence ATGTCCTCTTTTTCCCAACTTTCTCCCGCACAAGCACTGACTCAATTACGCAGCCTACGCCAAGGGATTACCAATGAAGAAGCGAGGCAAAGGCTGATTCAGTATGGTCCCAATGTGCTCAAAAAGGTAGGCAAAAAGGCCGCCTGGCAGAAATTTGTTGAGCAGTTCAGTGATCCGATGATTATTTTGATGATAGTTGCTGGATTACTCGCCTGGTTTTTGGGTAGTACACGGGATGCAGTGATACTACTTGGCATAGTTTTGATTAATGCCATTATTGGCTTCATACAAGAGTATAAGGCGGAAAATGTCATCGCCTCTTTACAATCATTTTTGACTCCCCAAGCCAAAGTGATGAGAAAGGGCCAACAATTGGAGATTCCGGCAGCAGAGCTCGTGCCCGGTGATATTGTTCTCCTCAGCGAAGGTGATGCTGTGCCAGCGGATATCCGTTTGCTGACAATAAATAATTTAGCCACCAATGATTTTTCTCTCACTGGTGAATCTAATCCTAAAACAAAGTTTATTCATGAGCTGAGTAAATTAGAACCTCTTGGCCGACAAGATAATCAAGTATATTTGGGCACTACTATCGCACGCGGTAATGGTTGTGGCGTAGTATATGCCACCGGCATGTTTACAGAAATTGGTAAAATCGCTGCAATTACTGCTGAAGTAGGCAATGATGCTTCTCCTCTACAAAAAGAAATCGCCAATATTGCCGTCCGTCTAACTATATTATCTCTTAGCTTGGCAGGGATCATATTTAGCCTCAATCTTTTACAGAACAATCCGGTACAGGCGAGCTTATTAGCAGCCTTAGGTATCGCTGCTGCTATGGTTCCGCAAGGTTTACCAGCACAATTGTCAGTAACCTTTTCTCTGGGCGCATCTCGCTTAGCTGCACAAAAAGCCATCGTAAAGCAGCTTTATTCAGTGGAGACACTAGGCTCTACCACCATTATTTGTTCTGATAAAACTGGCACTATCACTACTAATGAAATGACGGTGCAGCATATTTGGCAAGACGGTAAAGATTATGCCGTAGATGGTATTGGTTATGAGCCCAAAGGAACAATCGCCAAAGGCTCTAGTATAGATGAAAAACTTCTGCTCAGTGGCGCCTTGGCAGCAACAGGCAATATCGCTGAACCAGACGAGAAACATCGGCATTGGTATGCTTTGGGAGATCCAACAGAATCAGCTTTGGTCACATTGGCTCGTAAGGCTGGTATCGATGTAAATAAGGTGCGAAGGGATTGGCAAGAAGTACAACAATATCCCTTCGACTCAGTACGAAAAATGATGAGCTCAGTACGCAAAGTACCGGGCACAAAGAGTAAATACATTGTTTTTCTCAAAGGATCTTTACCTGCAGTATTAGCTATTTCCAAGCTTACAATCGCAAAGCAAAAATCCATTAAAGAAGCAAGCAATACTTATACCGAGCAATGTTTACGCGTCTTGGGCATGGCTTATCGTGAGATCGATGGCAAAGAATTAGCTAATTTAACTATGGCTACCGTAGAGCAAGGCATGAAGTTTTTGGGTTTTGTCGCCATGGTTGATCCCCCACGAGTTGGTGTGCGAGATGCCATAGCTCAGGCTCGAGCAGCGCATTTGCGCACTTTCATAATTACCGGCGATCAAGCAGAAACTGCTAAGGCAATCGCTAAGAATATTGGCTTAGACCAAAATCAAGCCTTAACTATTGTCAATGGTGATGAATTGCCTCAATTAAGTGATGCTGAGCTGAAAGAAAAATTAGTTTTACCAGCAATTATTTTTGCTCGTACCAGTCCTGAAGACAAATTGAGGATTGTGAAATTGCTTCGTGAACAAGGAAATGTTGTGGCCGTGACCGGAGATGGTGTCAACGACGCTCCAGCTCTCAAGCAAGCTGATATTGGTGTTGCTATGGGTAGAATCGGCACTGATGTGGCTAAGGAGGCAGCGGAAATTGTGTTAACTGATGATAGCTATGTCACATTGGTAACTGCTATCAAAGAAGGCCGAACAATTTTTACCAATCTGAGAAAGACCCTGTTCTCTACTCTTTCCAGTAATTGTGGTGAATTAACAGCAGTATTAGCAAGCGCCGTGCTTTATATTTTTGGCTATCCGGCTGCTATTTTTGCCATTCATATTTTACTCGTTGATTTAGTAGGTGAAATGTTGCCCTTGATGGCACTTACCTTTGATCCTGCTCCTAATGATTTGATGCGCAGAAAGCCACGATCACTCAATGATCATTTCCTTACGATCAAAAACATTTTAGATGTAGGTTATGCTGGATTATTCATGGGAGGCATAGCGGTATTTAATTTTCTTTGGTTCTTGGATAGAGCTAATTACACTCCAGGAACAGTACTTACTTTAGACAACCCTTTTTATTTAAGAGCACTAACACTGACTTATGTCACTATTATGTTAGGTCAGTTTGCTAACATTTTATCCCGGAGACATGAAACTGAAAGCATATTTAGTCGCTATTTCTGGAGTAATCCTAAACTGCTTGGCGCAATCATAATGTCGCTTGGCCTGATGTGCTTGGTAATCTACACTCCATTTTTACAACCATATTTAAGAACAGCCAATCTGCATTTTTCAGACTGGCTGTATGGCTGTTTAGGCTTTGTGGGTATGGTAGCTGCTCATGAACTACGCAAGCTATGGCGTAGAAGAAAACTAAGCAAACTATCTACCTGA
- a CDS encoding PrgI family protein, producing the protein MAQFKVPQNVQRADTIVGPLTMSGLIIAVVGFGFAYMLYLLLEQPVSTILVVFIVAITAAFALVRIHDMSFAQFVGVITLYMLKPRLRVWEKGSGDVSLADRMDTAPVKVAKKEVEKTKTEPVKQFASLKELTQVLDTDGLSDIDEAEDQDLVHTAFHVNKKK; encoded by the coding sequence ATGGCACAATTCAAAGTACCGCAAAATGTTCAAAGAGCGGATACAATTGTCGGTCCACTGACTATGTCAGGTTTGATCATTGCAGTAGTGGGATTTGGCTTTGCCTACATGCTGTACTTGCTTCTGGAGCAACCAGTAAGCACCATTCTGGTAGTCTTTATAGTTGCCATCACAGCTGCTTTTGCTTTGGTCCGCATTCATGATATGAGTTTTGCCCAATTTGTTGGTGTGATAACTCTCTATATGCTTAAACCTCGTTTACGCGTTTGGGAAAAGGGTAGTGGGGATGTGTCGTTGGCTGATCGGATGGATACCGCTCCAGTAAAGGTAGCAAAAAAAGAAGTGGAAAAAACAAAGACTGAACCAGTGAAACAATTTGCTAGCCTCAAAGAGCTTACTCAGGTGCTAGACACCGATGGTCTATCTGACATCGATGAAGCTGAAGATCAGGATTTAGTTCATACCGCATTTCACGTTAATAAAAAGAAATAG
- a CDS encoding DUF87 domain-containing protein, translating to MTKSERKGRGVLEKRFSFLNRGAAAPDAEKKSSEQKRLDEAQKLYEAGLASVKDLIAPSSMKVDYDKLMINDVYARTYVVFSYPRYLDTNWLSPVINLEATMDISMFIYPIQSADILHSLQNKVGQMESAIRIQQERGQARDPALEAALADAEELRDRISTGIEKFFQFGLYFTIYTNSEKQLTNLGKQLEAILGGKLLVIKSIQARTEQAFHSTMPYATDELYVVRNMNTEPLSSSFPFTSSELTSDQGILYGINRHNNSLIIFDRFSLPNANSVVFATSGAGKSYAVKLEVLRSLMLGTDVIVIDPENEYKALCDMVGGTYMDVSLNADRRINPFDLPLPYEGKEEQPGDLLRTAIITLKGLMKLMLGNLSAREEGLMDQALLDTYALKGITMDTVNPGTIPPPTMEDLYDVLQDTKGGEDLAQRLKQYTAGIFAGIFNRLTNVDLKSGLVVFSIRDLDEVLRPTAMYIILNYIWNMVRSKLKRRLLVIDEAWTMVQHDDAARFVYGLVKRARKYYLGVTNITQDVEDFLAKDFGKSIITNSAMQILLKQAPSAVPGLSKIFNLTEGEQYYLLNSVQGEGIFFAGRKHVAIQVIASAAEHRVITTNPEELLQMRTQAENFDTK from the coding sequence ATGACCAAATCCGAGCGCAAAGGCCGTGGCGTATTAGAAAAACGATTTTCTTTTTTGAATCGTGGTGCTGCTGCTCCAGATGCCGAAAAAAAATCCAGTGAACAGAAGCGTCTTGATGAAGCACAGAAGCTTTATGAGGCTGGGCTTGCTTCAGTAAAAGATCTGATTGCCCCTTCTAGCATGAAAGTCGACTATGACAAGTTGATGATTAATGATGTCTATGCCCGTACCTACGTTGTGTTTTCTTATCCCCGTTATTTAGATACCAACTGGCTTTCACCAGTGATCAATTTGGAGGCCACCATGGATATTTCCATGTTTATTTATCCCATTCAATCTGCTGACATCTTGCACAGTCTACAAAACAAAGTGGGCCAAATGGAATCTGCTATTCGTATCCAACAAGAAAGAGGTCAAGCTCGCGATCCCGCTTTGGAAGCTGCTCTTGCTGATGCCGAAGAATTGCGCGATCGCATTTCTACTGGTATTGAAAAGTTCTTTCAATTCGGTCTTTATTTCACTATTTATACTAATAGCGAAAAACAATTAACTAATCTGGGTAAGCAATTGGAGGCTATTTTAGGAGGTAAGCTCTTAGTGATTAAATCTATCCAAGCCAGAACTGAGCAAGCATTTCATTCTACTATGCCGTATGCAACTGATGAGCTGTATGTGGTCAGAAATATGAATACTGAGCCATTATCTAGCTCATTTCCTTTCACTTCATCTGAACTGACATCTGATCAAGGTATCCTCTATGGTATCAATCGTCACAATAATTCATTGATCATCTTTGATCGTTTCAGCTTACCAAATGCAAATTCAGTAGTATTTGCTACTTCTGGCGCAGGTAAATCCTATGCGGTGAAATTAGAGGTATTGCGCAGCTTGATGTTGGGGACTGATGTCATTGTTATCGATCCGGAGAATGAATATAAAGCGCTTTGTGATATGGTCGGTGGTACATATATGGACGTATCGCTGAATGCCGATCGTCGTATCAATCCTTTTGACTTGCCCTTGCCTTATGAAGGGAAAGAAGAGCAGCCAGGAGATTTACTACGCACTGCCATTATCACCCTCAAGGGATTAATGAAACTGATGTTAGGTAATTTGAGCGCCCGTGAAGAGGGCCTTATGGATCAGGCCTTATTAGATACCTATGCTCTCAAGGGCATCACTATGGATACAGTAAATCCAGGTACCATTCCACCACCAACAATGGAGGATCTCTATGATGTATTACAAGATACTAAGGGGGGAGAAGATTTGGCTCAGCGATTGAAACAGTATACTGCAGGTATTTTTGCCGGTATTTTTAATCGGCTCACCAATGTTGATCTCAAAAGTGGCTTAGTAGTGTTTAGTATCCGTGACCTAGATGAAGTGCTTCGTCCCACGGCTATGTATATTATTTTGAACTATATTTGGAATATGGTGCGAAGCAAGCTGAAGCGCCGTTTACTGGTGATTGATGAGGCCTGGACTATGGTACAGCATGATGATGCGGCCCGTTTTGTCTATGGATTGGTGAAACGTGCCCGTAAATACTATTTAGGTGTGACCAATATTACTCAAGATGTGGAAGATTTCTTGGCGAAAGATTTTGGTAAGTCCATTATCACCAACTCTGCTATGCAGATTCTGCTGAAACAAGCTCCGTCTGCCGTACCCGGTCTCAGTAAAATCTTCAACCTTACTGAAGGGGAGCAATATTATTTACTCAATTCAGTACAAGGAGAAGGGATATTTTTTGCTGGTAGAAAACATGTGGCCATTCAAGTCATCGCTTCTGCTGCAGAACACCGAGTAATTACCACTAACCCGGAAGAATTGCTGCAAATGCGCACTCAGGCGGAAAACTTTGATACAAAATAA
- a CDS encoding sortase, producing the protein MDLRDFFQQNNLRTSSPIINNFGIGSVTHPIAQFQSSAEDSSTLFQKVWNGTKLTTRFIVTTLLIFGVIQVSLNFPAYKQKYDYFREKQSGVKDPKKEILKSLQKAPTSATVSTTQVAQAATNSVEESFTLRKEVINFHNYEVTPSDNRVIIGKIGKNVPIVQVADDKLLKQDFSGLEQDIQDALLHGIVHYPGTAEPGQIGNAFFTGHSSNYVWVNSNYNNVLALAEELVVGDKVTIYWENKKFIYQVYDIKVVAPQDTWVLQQSGNEYPSIMTLMTCTPIGTSLKRLIIRSKQIYPDPAHNTAPDTGVINPTGPLVSS; encoded by the coding sequence ATGGATTTACGAGACTTTTTTCAACAGAATAATTTGCGTACCAGTAGCCCAATTATCAACAATTTCGGCATTGGTTCAGTTACCCATCCTATTGCTCAATTTCAAAGTAGCGCAGAGGATTCATCCACTCTTTTCCAAAAAGTATGGAATGGAACCAAATTAACCACTCGTTTTATTGTTACTACCCTGCTTATCTTCGGAGTAATACAAGTGAGCCTTAACTTTCCTGCTTACAAACAAAAGTACGATTACTTCCGGGAGAAACAATCGGGTGTGAAGGACCCCAAAAAGGAAATACTCAAATCATTACAGAAAGCCCCTACTTCCGCTACCGTAAGTACCACTCAGGTAGCTCAAGCGGCCACGAACAGTGTCGAAGAAAGCTTTACCTTACGTAAAGAAGTAATTAATTTTCACAACTACGAGGTAACACCAAGTGACAATCGCGTTATTATCGGGAAGATTGGTAAAAACGTACCGATTGTCCAAGTTGCTGATGATAAATTACTCAAGCAAGATTTTTCTGGCTTGGAACAAGACATTCAAGACGCCCTGCTTCATGGCATAGTGCATTATCCTGGAACAGCAGAACCAGGCCAAATTGGCAATGCCTTCTTTACTGGACATAGTTCTAATTATGTTTGGGTAAATAGTAATTACAACAATGTGCTTGCACTTGCGGAAGAGTTAGTGGTGGGAGATAAAGTAACTATTTATTGGGAAAATAAAAAGTTTATTTATCAAGTATATGATATTAAGGTAGTTGCCCCACAAGATACCTGGGTATTACAACAAAGTGGTAATGAGTATCCTTCCATTATGACCTTAATGACCTGTACACCGATAGGAACTAGCCTTAAGCGACTGATTATTCGCTCAAAACAAATATATCCTGATCCAGCTCACAACACAGCTCCAGATACCGGTGTAATCAATCCAACAGGTCCATTAGTAAGCAGCTAA
- a CDS encoding TraC family protein, giving the protein MPVNQRKGNVEASTQTHLKIAEIKDNTIVLKDGSVRAVLSVSSVNFELLSEQEQNSIIYSYQSFLNSLDFPIQIVIRSKRLDIEGYLTRMTEIANKQSDTRLKQQTFDYIDFVASFVEYSDIMEKDFYIVVPHEPDRSKGSNFFQRFMQKLNPSDNGLEYKIRKQEFSVLRKTLNQRANSVVNALSSAGIYVKRLNTHELIQMLYEVHNPLNSQGQKVENLLQLNLFDFPKAAGQTENE; this is encoded by the coding sequence ATGCCAGTGAATCAACGCAAAGGAAATGTCGAAGCAAGTACCCAAACTCATCTCAAGATAGCTGAGATCAAGGATAATACTATCGTGCTTAAAGATGGTAGTGTCCGAGCTGTACTCTCAGTCTCAAGCGTGAATTTTGAACTATTATCTGAACAAGAGCAAAATTCTATTATTTATTCTTATCAGAGTTTTTTGAATTCTTTGGACTTTCCTATTCAAATCGTGATTCGTTCCAAAAGGCTTGATATTGAAGGCTATTTGACTCGTATGACCGAAATTGCCAATAAACAATCCGATACCCGACTGAAACAGCAAACGTTTGATTACATCGATTTCGTGGCTAGTTTCGTAGAATATTCAGATATTATGGAAAAGGATTTTTATATAGTAGTGCCTCATGAGCCTGACCGAAGCAAAGGATCAAATTTCTTTCAACGTTTCATGCAAAAACTCAATCCTTCAGACAATGGTCTTGAGTATAAGATTCGTAAGCAGGAGTTCTCTGTATTGCGCAAAACCTTGAACCAAAGAGCTAATTCAGTAGTAAATGCGCTCTCTTCAGCTGGTATCTATGTGAAACGGCTTAATACGCATGAGTTGATTCAAATGCTTTATGAAGTTCACAATCCTCTTAATTCTCAAGGACAAAAAGTAGAAAATCTGCTTCAATTGAATTTGTTCGATTTCCCTAAAGCTGCTGGCCAAACTGAAAATGAATAA
- a CDS encoding peptidoglycan DD-metalloendopeptidase family protein has protein sequence MLDREDPIQPGNAEGNDVAEVTTVTKATVTRETTEKVIYRNSDNDGSGSSSSSTTNNNNTGSSGNGESSNSSGSDTQGGGQSNTSAKDQTDSRGMPSSGSGESNSTGGESGAAETSGADDNNSTGQSNTTAKPSGDNEENKKGSEKAADDEDKKAGDEADADKTASGEKAPEGAEQDTAKTEQPVDGQPPATDAQTAVSPESSPNVPANAQPVPPQPIQATPAQPAGIKPGESVKRPDLAPGTSTSNRPANVRTGRIANESNKAASGRPDSGIANRAGQSEKRDAKSQSGDSDEGTNNAKAGAEHSKSSSAASSAIKEKSTGNAAKGVGKADVRRAAIQKTVGTAIDKAGKVLGLNKVQNEFLKHLAFLLIWLFLGVTGIGIILFVIHVFYLIYWIFSKGRYKELKGLVALFFVISLGGMFVQLLVVTTGATIIACQIGQSRIPFGVPIGYTGRIGSVFNADWGAFAEVCSKINLLGAGVGSGASSSANAGGRGGATRSIALQDPVGAVLIQSTMPSSEPPVIQGTLLTRPQALPAGFATQTNRAGYVSPAHCRLGDLPYSDRSALKRVRLPNGQDTIITLPIHQTVECIENYSSRTTVRSVHTGKIIRLVYGDSLLGDNITIEYPNGLKVSYYHVALLPTLTLGKTVNAGEQIGTLAQTGQNTFKGVKMRFELKSTDGSWQPFDPINQSNMDASILTTFPCSDDATKKCLLL, from the coding sequence ATGTTAGATAGAGAAGATCCTATACAACCCGGCAATGCTGAGGGCAATGATGTAGCAGAGGTAACTACAGTGACCAAGGCTACGGTAACTCGGGAAACAACAGAGAAGGTTATTTATCGTAATTCGGATAATGATGGTTCAGGATCCAGTTCTAGCTCGACAACAAATAATAACAATACAGGCAGTAGTGGTAATGGTGAATCTTCAAATAGTAGTGGATCGGATACTCAAGGTGGTGGTCAATCTAATACCTCTGCTAAAGATCAAACAGATAGTAGGGGAATGCCCAGTTCTGGTAGTGGTGAGAGTAATAGTACCGGTGGCGAAAGTGGCGCAGCCGAGACGTCAGGAGCTGATGATAACAATTCAACTGGGCAAAGTAATACAACAGCCAAGCCAAGTGGAGATAATGAAGAAAATAAAAAGGGCAGCGAAAAGGCTGCAGATGATGAAGACAAAAAGGCTGGAGATGAAGCAGACGCCGACAAAACTGCATCTGGAGAAAAAGCTCCTGAAGGTGCAGAGCAGGATACCGCGAAGACTGAGCAGCCTGTAGATGGGCAGCCTCCAGCAACTGATGCTCAAACTGCTGTTTCACCAGAAAGTAGCCCAAATGTGCCGGCTAATGCTCAACCAGTTCCGCCTCAACCAATTCAAGCAACGCCAGCTCAACCGGCTGGGATTAAGCCAGGAGAAAGCGTAAAGCGACCAGACTTGGCGCCCGGCACTAGTACTAGCAACCGACCTGCGAATGTTCGAACTGGTAGAATAGCCAATGAGTCTAATAAGGCCGCATCAGGAAGACCAGATAGTGGCATTGCTAATAGAGCAGGGCAATCAGAAAAACGTGATGCCAAGAGTCAATCTGGTGATAGTGATGAAGGGACAAATAATGCCAAAGCAGGAGCAGAACATTCAAAGAGTTCCTCTGCAGCATCATCTGCAATCAAAGAAAAATCAACAGGGAACGCTGCTAAAGGTGTAGGTAAAGCAGATGTTCGCCGAGCAGCTATTCAGAAAACGGTAGGTACTGCTATTGATAAAGCAGGAAAAGTTCTAGGCCTAAATAAAGTACAAAATGAGTTCCTGAAACATCTGGCATTTTTGCTGATATGGTTATTTTTGGGTGTCACTGGTATTGGTATCATACTTTTCGTGATCCATGTTTTTTATTTAATTTATTGGATATTTAGCAAGGGTAGATATAAAGAATTGAAAGGCTTGGTAGCACTCTTTTTTGTCATTAGTTTGGGGGGCATGTTTGTCCAATTACTGGTTGTTACTACAGGAGCAACTATAATTGCCTGTCAGATTGGCCAGTCGCGTATCCCTTTTGGTGTGCCTATTGGCTATACGGGGAGAATAGGTTCAGTATTTAACGCTGACTGGGGTGCTTTTGCTGAGGTATGCAGTAAAATAAACCTATTGGGAGCTGGAGTAGGTAGTGGCGCTTCTTCATCGGCTAATGCTGGGGGTAGGGGAGGTGCTACGCGCTCAATTGCCTTACAAGATCCTGTTGGGGCTGTGCTTATCCAGAGCACCATGCCATCATCAGAACCACCGGTGATTCAAGGAACATTATTAACCAGGCCGCAAGCTCTACCAGCTGGATTTGCGACGCAAACAAATAGAGCAGGGTATGTGAGTCCGGCTCATTGCCGTCTGGGAGATTTGCCTTACAGTGACCGATCCGCTCTGAAGCGAGTACGCTTGCCCAATGGTCAGGACACGATTATTACTTTACCCATTCATCAAACGGTAGAATGTATTGAAAATTACTCGAGTCGAACAACAGTGCGTTCTGTACATACTGGTAAAATAATTCGTTTAGTCTATGGTGACAGCCTCCTAGGGGACAATATTACCATCGAGTACCCTAATGGGTTAAAAGTTTCTTATTACCATGTGGCGCTCTTGCCGACGCTCACTTTGGGAAAAACGGTTAATGCCGGTGAACAGATCGGTACGCTCGCTCAAACAGGACAAAATACTTTTAAAGGTGTAAAAATGCGCTTTGAGCTTAAGTCTACTGATGGTTCATGGCAACCCTTTGATCCTATCAATCAAAGCAATATGGATGCGAGCATTTTGACTACCTTTCCCTGTAGTGATGATGCTACAAAGAAATGTTTGTTACTATAA